The following proteins come from a genomic window of Dromaius novaehollandiae isolate bDroNov1 unplaced genomic scaffold, bDroNov1.hap1 HAP1_SCAFFOLD_27, whole genome shotgun sequence:
- the LOC135326302 gene encoding olfactory receptor 14A16-like, whose amino-acid sequence MSNTSSFNEFLLLPFADTRELQLLHFLLFLGIYLSALLGNGLIITAVACDHHLHTPMYFFLLNLSLLDLGTISTTVPKSMANSLWDTRAISYLGCAAQIFLVFFLLGGEFSLLTVMAYDRYVAICRPLHYGTLMGSRACIKMAAAAWASGFLNALLQTANTFSIPLCQGNTVDQFFCEIPQILKLSCADSYIREVGVTVSGACLVFACFIFIVLSYVQIFTVVLRIPSEQGRHKAFSMCLPHLAVVSLFISTSFFAYLKPPSLSSPAVDLVVAVLYSVVPPAVNPLIYSMRNKELKEALRKLVQWVQCQHQ is encoded by the coding sequence ATGTCCAACaccagctccttcaatgagttcctcctcctgccatttgcagacacacgggagctgcagctcttgcacttcttgctcttcctgggcatctacctgtcTGCTCTCCTGGgaaatggcctcatcatcacagctgtagcctgtgaccaccacctccacacccccatgtacttcttcctcctcaacctctccctcctcgaccttggcaccatctccaccactgtccccaaatccatggccaattccctgtgggacaccagggccatttcctacttaggatgtgctgcccagatctTCCTCGTTTTCTTCTTGTtaggaggagagttttctctcctcacagtcatggcctatgaccgctatgttgccatctgcagacccctgcactatgggaccctcatgggcagcagagcttgtatcaaaatggcagcagctgcctgggccagtggttttctcaatgctctcctgcagactgctaacacattttcaataccactctgtcaaggcaacacagtggaccagttcttctgtgaaatcccccagatcctcaagctttCCTGCGCAGACTCCTACATAAGGGAAGTGGGGGTTACTGTGTCTggtgcctgtttagtctttgcatgtttcattttcattgtgctgtcctacgtgcagatcttcacagtcgtgctgaggatcccctctgagcagggccggcacaaagccttttccatgtgcctcccgcacctggccgtggtctccctgttcatcagcacttcattttttgcctacctgaagcccccctccctctcctccccagctgtggatctggtggtggctgtcctgtactcggtggtgcctccagcagtgaaccccctcatctacagcatgaggaacaaggagctcaaggaggcactgaggaaactggttcaatgggtccaatgtcagcaccaataa
- the LOC135326303 gene encoding olfactory receptor 14C36-like produces the protein MSNSSSINEFLLLAFADTQELQLLHFSLFLGIYLAALLGNGLIITAIACDHHLHTPMYFFLLNLSLLDLGSISTTVPKSMANSLWDTRAISYLGCAAQVFLVAFLFSAEYSLLTVMAYDRYIAICKPLHYGTLMNSRASAKMAAAAWGTGFLSGLLHSGNTFSIPLCQGNTVDQFFCEVPQILKLSCSDAYLREAGVIVVSLCLVFGCFIFIVVSYVQIFTAVLRIPSEQGRHKAFSMCLPHLAVVSLFISTVIFAYLKPPSISSPALDLVVTVLYSVVPPAVNPLIYSMRNKELKDALRKVISGTFFSSGDIAISLHK, from the coding sequence atgtccaacagtaGCTCcatcaatgagttcctcctcctggcatttgcagacacgcaggagctgcagctcttgcacttctccctcttcctgggcatctacctggctgccctcctgggaaacggcctcatcatcacagccatagcctgcgaccaccacctccacacccccatgtacttcttcctcctcaacctctccctcctcgacctcggctccatctccaccactgtccccaaatccatggccaattccctgtgggacaccagggccatttcctacttgggatgtgctgcccaggtttTCCTGGTCGCgttcttgttttcagcagagtattctctcctcacagtcatggcctatgaccgctacattgccatctgcaaacccctgcattATGGGACCCTCATGAATAGCAGAGCTTctgccaaaatggcagcagctgcctggggtaCTGGTTTTCTCAGTGGTCTCCTGCACagtgggaacacattttcaataccactctgccaaggcaacacagtggaccagttcttctgtgaagttccccagatcctcaagctctcctgctcagatgcctacctcagggaagctggggtgattgtggttagtctttgtttagtcttcgggtgtttcattttcattgtggtgtcctacgtgcagatcttcactgctgtgctgaggatcccctctgagcagggacggcacaaagccttttccatgtgcctcccgcacctggccgtggtctccctattcatcagcactgtcatctttgcctacctgaagcccccctccatctcctccccagctctggatctggtggtgactgttctgtactcagtggtgcctccagcagtgaaccccctcatctacagcatgaggaacaaggagctcaaggatgccctgaggaaagtgatttcagggacatttttcagcagtggtgacattgccatttctctccacaaatga